A genomic segment from Aegilops tauschii subsp. strangulata cultivar AL8/78 chromosome 1, Aet v6.0, whole genome shotgun sequence encodes:
- the LOC109768505 gene encoding uncharacterized protein isoform X5 gives MTPAAGATSLRPRSTSPCPSASPMAHGTCRRTRPSAISCIVGATSLRTARRRVVRPVRLSYDASLQPRHLLWCTTPAAGPALPHLLWLARLSVGHARPPLLWHTTVAVYVWNNATGWPSLIGLCIFNDSSREPYDLSDDDTNLQKKFTRLRDHAAALRNYSGAGANGQSVSPKGGGPCNMKKTIQTKGRYTDSQGCKETCSDGDLPECCFPPREVPRILEGVNKTRRRLTKY, from the exons ATGACGCCCGCTGCCGGTGCAACCTCCCTTCGCCCCCGCTCGACGTCGCCCTGCCCGTCTGCCTCTCCCATGGCGCACGGCACCTGCCGCCGGACCCGCCCTTCCGCCATCTCCTGTATCGTCGGCGCAACCTCCCTTCGCACCGCTCGCCGTCGGGTTGTCCGGCCCGTCCGCCTCTCCTACGACGCCAGCCTCCAGCCCCGCCATCTCCTGTGGTGCACGACGCCCGCCGCTGGCCCCGCCCTTCCGCATCTCCTATGGCTCGCGCGCCTGTCCGTCGGCCACGCCCGTCCGCCTCTCCTGTGGCACACGACTGTTGCTGTGTACGTCTGGAACAACGCCACAGGGTGGCCCTCCCTCATCG GTCTTTGCATCTTCAATGATTCATCCCGGGAGCCATATGATCTGTCAGATGATGACACTAATTTGCAGAAGAAGTTCACACGTCTAAGGGATCATGCAGCTGCACTGCGAAACTACT CAGGAGCAGGAGCTAATGGACAGTCAGTGAGCCCCAAGGGCGGTGGCCCCTGCAACATGAAGAAGACCATCCAGACAAAGGGGAGGTACACGGATAGCCAAGGATGCAAGGAGACGTGCAG CGATGGAGATTTGCCTGAATGTTGCTTTCCTCCGCGTGAAGTGCCTAGAATTCTCGAAGGCGTCAACAAGACCCGAAGGAGATTGACAAAGT ATTGA
- the LOC109768505 gene encoding uncharacterized protein isoform X6 produces MTPAAGATSLRPRSTSPCPSASPMAHGTCRRTRPSAISCIVGATSLRTARRRVVRPVRLSYDASLQPRHLLWCTTPAAGPALPHLLWLARLSVGHARPPLLWHTTVAVYVWNNATGWPSLIGLCIFNDSSREPYDLSDDDTNLQKKFTRLRDHAAALRNYSGAGANGQSVSPKGGGPCNMKKTIQTKGRYTDSQGCKETCRVQML; encoded by the exons ATGACGCCCGCTGCCGGTGCAACCTCCCTTCGCCCCCGCTCGACGTCGCCCTGCCCGTCTGCCTCTCCCATGGCGCACGGCACCTGCCGCCGGACCCGCCCTTCCGCCATCTCCTGTATCGTCGGCGCAACCTCCCTTCGCACCGCTCGCCGTCGGGTTGTCCGGCCCGTCCGCCTCTCCTACGACGCCAGCCTCCAGCCCCGCCATCTCCTGTGGTGCACGACGCCCGCCGCTGGCCCCGCCCTTCCGCATCTCCTATGGCTCGCGCGCCTGTCCGTCGGCCACGCCCGTCCGCCTCTCCTGTGGCACACGACTGTTGCTGTGTACGTCTGGAACAACGCCACAGGGTGGCCCTCCCTCATCG GTCTTTGCATCTTCAATGATTCATCCCGGGAGCCATATGATCTGTCAGATGATGACACTAATTTGCAGAAGAAGTTCACACGTCTAAGGGATCATGCAGCTGCACTGCGAAACTACT CAGGAGCAGGAGCTAATGGACAGTCAGTGAGCCCCAAGGGCGGTGGCCCCTGCAACATGAAGAAGACCATCCAGACAAAGGGGAGGTACACGGATAGCCAAGGATGCAAGGAGACGTGCAG AGTACAAATGTTATGA
- the LOC109768505 gene encoding uncharacterized protein isoform X2: MTPAAGATSLRPRSTSPCPSASPMAHGTCRRTRPSAISCIVGATSLRTARRRVVRPVRLSYDASLQPRHLLWCTTPAAGPALPHLLWLARLSVGHARPPLLWHTTVAVYVWNNATGWPSLIGLCIFNDSSREPYDLSDDDTNLQKKFTRLRDHAAALRNYSGAGANGQSVSPKGGGPCNMKKTIQTKGRYTDSQGCKETCRSAFQSYLFQHQRLNEYKCYENFRIFVISPNYLNFVSCVLIQF; the protein is encoded by the exons ATGACGCCCGCTGCCGGTGCAACCTCCCTTCGCCCCCGCTCGACGTCGCCCTGCCCGTCTGCCTCTCCCATGGCGCACGGCACCTGCCGCCGGACCCGCCCTTCCGCCATCTCCTGTATCGTCGGCGCAACCTCCCTTCGCACCGCTCGCCGTCGGGTTGTCCGGCCCGTCCGCCTCTCCTACGACGCCAGCCTCCAGCCCCGCCATCTCCTGTGGTGCACGACGCCCGCCGCTGGCCCCGCCCTTCCGCATCTCCTATGGCTCGCGCGCCTGTCCGTCGGCCACGCCCGTCCGCCTCTCCTGTGGCACACGACTGTTGCTGTGTACGTCTGGAACAACGCCACAGGGTGGCCCTCCCTCATCG GTCTTTGCATCTTCAATGATTCATCCCGGGAGCCATATGATCTGTCAGATGATGACACTAATTTGCAGAAGAAGTTCACACGTCTAAGGGATCATGCAGCTGCACTGCGAAACTACT CAGGAGCAGGAGCTAATGGACAGTCAGTGAGCCCCAAGGGCGGTGGCCCCTGCAACATGAAGAAGACCATCCAGACAAAGGGGAGGTACACGGATAGCCAAGGATGCAAGGAGACGTGCAGGTCTGCGTTTCAGAGTTATCTCTTTCAGCACCAGCGATTAAATG AGTACAAATGTTATGAGAATTTCAGGATTTTTGTCATATCTCCCAATTACCTTAATTTTGTAAGTTGTGTTCTAATTCAATTTTGA
- the LOC109768505 gene encoding uncharacterized protein isoform X3, with product MTPAAGATSLRPRSTSPCPSASPMAHGTCRRTRPSAISCIVGATSLRTARRRVVRPVRLSYDASLQPRHLLWCTTPAAGPALPHLLWLARLSVGHARPPLLWHTTVAVYVWNNATGWPSLIGLCIFNDSSREPYDLSDDDTNLQKKFTRLRDHAAALRNYSGAGANGQSVSPKGGGPCNMKKTIQTKGRYTDSQGCKETCRSAFQSYLFQHQRLNAMEICLNVAFLRVKCLEFSKASTRPEGD from the exons ATGACGCCCGCTGCCGGTGCAACCTCCCTTCGCCCCCGCTCGACGTCGCCCTGCCCGTCTGCCTCTCCCATGGCGCACGGCACCTGCCGCCGGACCCGCCCTTCCGCCATCTCCTGTATCGTCGGCGCAACCTCCCTTCGCACCGCTCGCCGTCGGGTTGTCCGGCCCGTCCGCCTCTCCTACGACGCCAGCCTCCAGCCCCGCCATCTCCTGTGGTGCACGACGCCCGCCGCTGGCCCCGCCCTTCCGCATCTCCTATGGCTCGCGCGCCTGTCCGTCGGCCACGCCCGTCCGCCTCTCCTGTGGCACACGACTGTTGCTGTGTACGTCTGGAACAACGCCACAGGGTGGCCCTCCCTCATCG GTCTTTGCATCTTCAATGATTCATCCCGGGAGCCATATGATCTGTCAGATGATGACACTAATTTGCAGAAGAAGTTCACACGTCTAAGGGATCATGCAGCTGCACTGCGAAACTACT CAGGAGCAGGAGCTAATGGACAGTCAGTGAGCCCCAAGGGCGGTGGCCCCTGCAACATGAAGAAGACCATCCAGACAAAGGGGAGGTACACGGATAGCCAAGGATGCAAGGAGACGTGCAGGTCTGCGTTTCAGAGTTATCTCTTTCAGCACCAGCGATTAAATG CGATGGAGATTTGCCTGAATGTTGCTTTCCTCCGCGTGAAGTGCCTAGAATTCTCGAAGGCGTCAACAAGACCCGAAGGAGATTGA
- the LOC109768505 gene encoding uncharacterized protein isoform X4 yields MTPAAGATSLRPRSTSPCPSASPMAHGTCRRTRPSAISCIVGATSLRTARRRVVRPVRLSYDASLQPRHLLWCTTPAAGPALPHLLWLARLSVGHARPPLLWHTTVAVYVWNNATGWPSLIGLCIFNDSSREPYDLSDDDTNLQKKFTRLRDHAAALRNYSGAGANGQSVSPKGGGPCNMKKTIQTKGRYTDSQGCKETCRSAFQSYLFQHQRLNEYKCYENFRIFVISPNYLNFRWRFA; encoded by the exons ATGACGCCCGCTGCCGGTGCAACCTCCCTTCGCCCCCGCTCGACGTCGCCCTGCCCGTCTGCCTCTCCCATGGCGCACGGCACCTGCCGCCGGACCCGCCCTTCCGCCATCTCCTGTATCGTCGGCGCAACCTCCCTTCGCACCGCTCGCCGTCGGGTTGTCCGGCCCGTCCGCCTCTCCTACGACGCCAGCCTCCAGCCCCGCCATCTCCTGTGGTGCACGACGCCCGCCGCTGGCCCCGCCCTTCCGCATCTCCTATGGCTCGCGCGCCTGTCCGTCGGCCACGCCCGTCCGCCTCTCCTGTGGCACACGACTGTTGCTGTGTACGTCTGGAACAACGCCACAGGGTGGCCCTCCCTCATCG GTCTTTGCATCTTCAATGATTCATCCCGGGAGCCATATGATCTGTCAGATGATGACACTAATTTGCAGAAGAAGTTCACACGTCTAAGGGATCATGCAGCTGCACTGCGAAACTACT CAGGAGCAGGAGCTAATGGACAGTCAGTGAGCCCCAAGGGCGGTGGCCCCTGCAACATGAAGAAGACCATCCAGACAAAGGGGAGGTACACGGATAGCCAAGGATGCAAGGAGACGTGCAGGTCTGCGTTTCAGAGTTATCTCTTTCAGCACCAGCGATTAAATG AGTACAAATGTTATGAGAATTTCAGGATTTTTGTCATATCTCCCAATTACCTTAATTTT CGATGGAGATTTGCCTGA
- the LOC109768505 gene encoding uncharacterized protein isoform X1, producing the protein MTPAAGATSLRPRSTSPCPSASPMAHGTCRRTRPSAISCIVGATSLRTARRRVVRPVRLSYDASLQPRHLLWCTTPAAGPALPHLLWLARLSVGHARPPLLWHTTVAVYVWNNATGWPSLIGLCIFNDSSREPYDLSDDDTNLQKKFTRLRDHAAALRNYSGAGANGQSVSPKGGGPCNMKKTIQTKGRYTDSQGCKETCSDGDLPECCFPPREVPRILEGVNKTRRRLTKCRLTRFGCINELI; encoded by the exons ATGACGCCCGCTGCCGGTGCAACCTCCCTTCGCCCCCGCTCGACGTCGCCCTGCCCGTCTGCCTCTCCCATGGCGCACGGCACCTGCCGCCGGACCCGCCCTTCCGCCATCTCCTGTATCGTCGGCGCAACCTCCCTTCGCACCGCTCGCCGTCGGGTTGTCCGGCCCGTCCGCCTCTCCTACGACGCCAGCCTCCAGCCCCGCCATCTCCTGTGGTGCACGACGCCCGCCGCTGGCCCCGCCCTTCCGCATCTCCTATGGCTCGCGCGCCTGTCCGTCGGCCACGCCCGTCCGCCTCTCCTGTGGCACACGACTGTTGCTGTGTACGTCTGGAACAACGCCACAGGGTGGCCCTCCCTCATCG GTCTTTGCATCTTCAATGATTCATCCCGGGAGCCATATGATCTGTCAGATGATGACACTAATTTGCAGAAGAAGTTCACACGTCTAAGGGATCATGCAGCTGCACTGCGAAACTACT CAGGAGCAGGAGCTAATGGACAGTCAGTGAGCCCCAAGGGCGGTGGCCCCTGCAACATGAAGAAGACCATCCAGACAAAGGGGAGGTACACGGATAGCCAAGGATGCAAGGAGACGTGCAG CGATGGAGATTTGCCTGAATGTTGCTTTCCTCCGCGTGAAGTGCCTAGAATTCTCGAAGGCGTCAACAAGACCCGAAGGAGATTGACAAAGTGTAG ATTGACAAGGTTTGGTTGCATCAACGAATTGATTTAA
- the LOC109768504 gene encoding uncharacterized protein, whose translation MSCVSGKPAAGRGSTNETSGSGRIETEGDAHMPLSHMLDPPCRSLEFFEHEGDWTGYRLAMLNTLPLKEVRPRRVWQSHEEERGLCIMKSSSWFPSEFPLLKMGFHVEEVWNVICMEILMKYDDGDMVRVDLMEFGRAGGGGCWTRMHKLCGSICHLDSDHRFLPLLMLPTRPLLGVAAPSCGNLAMPWLVSCYFLLLLRGNVI comes from the exons ATGAGTTGTGTATCCGGCAAGCCGGCTGCCGGTCGGGGTTCCACAAAC GAAACAAGTGGGAGCGGCCGCATTGAGACTGAGGGAGACGCGCACATGCCATTATCACACATGCTAGATCCCCCGTGTAGAAGTCTTGAATTCTTTGAA CACGAGGGAGATTGGACGGGCTACAGATTGGCGATGTTAAATACTCTCCCTCTCAAAGAAG TTCGACCTCGACGTGTGTGGCAGTCCCACGAGGAGGAGCGTGGTCTATGCATCATGAAATCGAGTAGTTGGTTCCCGAGCGAGTTCCCACTTCTGAAGATGGGCTTCCATGTGGAGGAGGTGTGGAACGTAATCTGCATGGAGATCCTGATGAAGTACGATGACGGCGACATGGTGCGGGTGGACCTCATGGAGTTCGGCCGGGCTGGTGGCGGTGGGTGCTGGACGCGGATGCACAAGTTGTGCGGCTCCATCTGCCACCTCGACTCCGACCACCGCTTCCTCCCGCTCCTCATGCTTCCGACCAGGCCGCTGCTAGGTGTTGCTGCTCCATCCTGCGGCAACCTAGCGATGCCGTGGCTTGTTAGCTGCTACTTTTTGTTGCTGCTGCGAGGCAATGTGATCTAA